Proteins co-encoded in one uncultured Bacteroides sp. genomic window:
- a CDS encoding carboxypeptidase-like regulatory domain-containing protein, with protein MYSRLSTISGHIVTSGNAPLEGVELQLKYVETRWLASYYSWLKRKATTDANGSYNMSFNIKDNEVESFEGQSSSYFELQIDFRNLDPDKYFLPEQVSETGTSYSYNPIISLKRNMQYDVSLYIPAKDYITVTLKNFKPTHQYDHFEVRTFFPWGTKTDEKKMLNTEYGVSSSGYDLFVAKGENQTFRNVPVARNDTNIVRIIKVKNGVATPEDYKIFVPEKNAIELTYEY; from the coding sequence ATGTACTCCCGGTTATCAACCATCAGTGGGCATATTGTTACGTCGGGCAACGCTCCTTTGGAAGGTGTAGAATTACAATTGAAATATGTCGAAACGCGATGGCTTGCTAGTTACTATTCTTGGTTAAAGCGAAAAGCAACAACAGATGCAAATGGTTCTTACAACATGTCTTTTAATATTAAAGATAACGAAGTGGAATCTTTTGAAGGCCAGTCTTCTTCTTATTTCGAATTACAGATTGACTTCAGGAATTTAGATCCGGATAAATACTTCCTGCCAGAGCAGGTTTCGGAAACTGGGACCTCTTATTCGTATAATCCGATCATTTCGCTAAAACGAAATATGCAATATGATGTATCTCTTTATATACCAGCCAAAGACTATATCACTGTTACATTGAAAAATTTCAAACCAACACATCAATATGACCATTTCGAAGTACGGACATTTTTCCCTTGGGGAACAAAAACTGATGAAAAAAAGATGCTGAATACTGAATATGGAGTTAGTTCCAGTGGCTATGATCTTTTTGTGGCAAAAGGTGAGAACCAGACTTTTAGGAATGTACCTGTAGCCCGAAATGATACCAACATAGTAAGAATTATAAAAGTGAAGAACGGAGTTGCCACCCCCGAAGATTATAAAATATTTGTTCCCGAAAAGAATGCCATTGAATTAACTTACGAATATTAA
- a CDS encoding TonB-dependent receptor, with amino-acid sequence MKLKLIILLSLLMSAASIFAQQKLHISGVVMEKATNLPIIGASVKVQGTSNGTVSDTNGGYSLNNVPENATLVFTYIGMNAIEEKVNGRTKIDVYLTEASQQLNEVVVIGYGTAKAKDLTAPIAVVKAEDIIKHASTSPMSALQGAVAGVQITNTGAPGAGPDVHIRGIGSFGTTSPLYVVDGMFYDNINFLNNSDIQDISILKDASAAAIYGVRAANGVVIVTTRKGSLNTKPVITYDGYYGFQKATNKLKMANAQEYATMQLEKGGTTDKAVLDNSVRLYGGNAATSMPSTNTDWYNELLRTAMIQNHSLDISGGNDKTAYSVGLNYMKQEGIMDVKNQYERLNIRTKADYNPYNWMKLGANIVLSDATKFDPNNAAWGSAYVAPPIFPVYDNNNTDAFPVKFASPSQIGLSTYFGNPVAMAYYNNQKNQTIQILPTFYAELYLLPKNKLKFRTAYSQDISFVQGRNYTPSYYVSGSQHNTTSTLKKYNDFYRNWILDNTLTYQDSFEKHNLTALVGQSMRSDNYRNLWGQASGVPGDHEEYLYLNQGNADGRTTGDGGTTYKGLSYFGRVAYNYADKYFLTATMRADGSSKYQEKWGYFPSVGAAWTMTEEDFMKNQHVFDYLKLRASWGMLGNDKVQPSDGFASVTQNLGTSGVFGSGVIPGYTNLVYFSWLKWEVVHELNLGLNGTLLKNRLTVDADYYHRLTKNAVINAPLPMGAGNLLGNNGEILNSGFELSLNWQDKIGKDFTYYVGANITTLHNEVKSLNGLPYLYGGTAEFRTISKVGEQLNAYYGYKVLGVYQNAQEIANDPIAVANGLKPGDFRYQDTNNDKKIDDNDRVILGSYIPSFTYGLNLGFSYKKFDFSVAMSGVSGNEIVNRKRGNRRWQSDINYDEDMVKNRWTGEGTTNKYPSAAGTINPWNISKFNSFYVEDGSYFRIQNIQAAYTFSNLKISSLEMPTVRLSLTAERPFTSFKSNGFTPEVGGIGFDDQVYPLAATYTVGLRITY; translated from the coding sequence ATGAAATTAAAATTAATTATTTTATTAAGCCTGCTTATGTCTGCAGCTTCCATTTTTGCTCAGCAAAAGTTGCACATAAGTGGAGTAGTAATGGAAAAAGCTACAAACTTACCTATTATTGGGGCAAGTGTGAAAGTTCAAGGCACATCAAATGGTACAGTAAGTGATACTAATGGTGGGTATTCCTTGAATAATGTTCCTGAAAATGCAACTTTAGTCTTTACTTATATTGGTATGAATGCCATTGAAGAGAAAGTAAATGGCAGAACCAAAATAGATGTTTATTTAACCGAAGCCTCACAACAATTAAATGAAGTTGTTGTAATTGGTTATGGTACAGCAAAAGCTAAAGACTTAACAGCACCAATTGCTGTAGTAAAAGCAGAAGATATTATTAAACATGCCTCAACTTCTCCAATGAGCGCATTGCAAGGTGCAGTAGCAGGGGTACAGATCACGAATACTGGTGCTCCGGGGGCAGGACCAGATGTACATATTCGTGGTATTGGCTCTTTTGGAACAACATCTCCACTATATGTTGTTGATGGAATGTTTTACGATAATATTAATTTCTTAAATAATTCAGATATTCAGGATATCTCAATATTGAAAGATGCTTCTGCAGCTGCAATTTATGGTGTACGTGCAGCAAATGGCGTTGTAATTGTAACAACAAGAAAGGGAAGTTTAAATACCAAGCCTGTTATAACTTATGATGGTTATTATGGTTTTCAAAAAGCTACGAATAAACTCAAAATGGCTAATGCCCAGGAATATGCAACGATGCAATTGGAAAAGGGAGGAACAACAGATAAAGCAGTACTTGATAATTCTGTCAGACTTTACGGAGGCAATGCTGCTACTTCAATGCCAAGTACAAATACAGATTGGTATAATGAGCTTCTAAGAACAGCAATGATTCAAAACCATAGTTTGGATATTTCAGGAGGGAATGATAAGACTGCTTATTCTGTTGGGCTGAACTATATGAAACAGGAAGGCATCATGGATGTTAAGAACCAATATGAACGTTTGAACATTCGTACAAAAGCAGACTATAATCCATATAACTGGATGAAATTAGGAGCTAACATTGTATTAAGTGATGCTACAAAATTTGATCCGAATAATGCGGCTTGGGGTAGTGCTTATGTTGCTCCTCCTATTTTCCCTGTTTATGATAATAACAATACAGATGCTTTCCCAGTAAAATTTGCATCACCAAGTCAGATTGGATTATCTACTTATTTTGGTAATCCTGTAGCTATGGCTTACTACAATAATCAAAAGAACCAGACTATACAGATACTCCCTACATTTTATGCAGAACTTTATCTTCTTCCTAAAAATAAACTAAAATTTAGAACTGCATATAGCCAGGATATTTCTTTTGTACAGGGCAGAAATTATACTCCTTCATATTATGTTAGTGGAAGCCAACATAACACGACGTCAACATTAAAGAAGTATAATGATTTCTATAGAAACTGGATTTTAGACAATACATTGACTTATCAGGATTCTTTTGAAAAGCATAACTTGACTGCATTGGTTGGTCAGTCTATGCGTAGTGATAATTACCGTAATCTTTGGGGACAAGCTTCTGGTGTTCCAGGCGATCATGAAGAATATCTGTATTTGAATCAGGGTAATGCTGATGGAAGAACAACAGGAGATGGCGGAACAACTTACAAAGGACTTTCATACTTTGGACGTGTTGCATATAACTATGCTGATAAGTATTTCCTAACAGCTACAATGCGTGCTGATGGCAGTTCCAAATATCAGGAGAAATGGGGATATTTCCCATCTGTAGGTGCGGCATGGACTATGACAGAAGAGGACTTTATGAAAAACCAACATGTATTTGATTATTTAAAGTTGAGAGCAAGTTGGGGTATGTTAGGAAATGATAAAGTTCAGCCAAGTGATGGATTTGCTTCTGTAACTCAAAATCTTGGAACATCAGGAGTCTTTGGATCAGGAGTTATTCCGGGATATACAAATCTGGTGTATTTCAGCTGGTTGAAATGGGAAGTTGTGCATGAATTGAATTTGGGTTTAAACGGTACTTTATTAAAAAATCGTTTGACTGTAGATGCTGATTACTATCACAGACTTACTAAAAATGCTGTTATTAATGCTCCGCTTCCTATGGGTGCAGGAAATCTGCTAGGTAATAATGGAGAAATCCTAAATTCCGGATTTGAATTATCTCTTAATTGGCAAGATAAGATTGGTAAAGACTTCACATATTATGTAGGCGCAAATATAACCACTTTGCATAATGAAGTAAAGAGTTTGAACGGTTTGCCATATCTGTATGGTGGAACTGCTGAATTCCGTACCATATCTAAAGTTGGAGAGCAATTAAATGCTTATTATGGCTATAAAGTACTAGGCGTTTATCAAAATGCTCAGGAAATTGCTAATGATCCGATTGCAGTTGCTAATGGTTTGAAGCCTGGCGATTTTAGATATCAGGATACTAATAATGATAAAAAGATTGATGATAACGACCGTGTTATTTTAGGATCATATATTCCTTCATTTACTTATGGATTAAATCTTGGCTTTAGTTACAAGAAATTTGATTTTTCAGTTGCTATGTCTGGTGTTAGCGGTAATGAAATAGTAAATAGAAAAAGAGGTAACAGAAGATGGCAGAGTGATATCAACTATGACGAAGATATGGTAAAGAACCGCTGGACAGGCGAAGGAACAACAAATAAATATCCTTCAGCAGCAGGTACAATTAATCCATGGAATATTTCAAAATTCAATTCATTCTATGTAGAAGATGGTTCATATTTCCGTATCCAGAATATTCAGGCTGCTTATACATTCAGTAATTTAAAAATCAGTAGTTTAGAGATGCCCACAGTTCGCCTGAGCTTAACTGCCGAAAGACCTTTTACATCATTTAAATCAAATGGATTTACTCCTGAAGTAGGAGGTATTGGTTTTGATGATCAGGTTTATCCTTTGGCAGCAACTTATACAGTTGGATTAAGAATCACTTACTAA
- a CDS encoding RagB/SusD family nutrient uptake outer membrane protein — MKYTFKKQIWLLLLASATLASCNNFIDRLPENSVEASTVDYTNLADMYKPVSGVYAVANSKLSFWGELGLMVVRGDDANKGSNPNDQIEFQYCKDFQYDKIKSYWALNSSWEGLYNIVSTANATLISLEKYGENVKTDADRKNLAQYSAEVRFLRGYAFYRITQLWGAAPLLIDNQQLNLTKSSKDDVHKFIQSEMNYCVSNLPDQRPNQNVNPGAVTKYSALMLKAKLALLDGDYNLVLSATNDIINSNKFNLYSDYYQLFKIPGKLSNESLFELQFTDFGTASGQSVTSDAWFAFQGPRSGTGFIQGWGFMTPSQSIRTFLTSRNDSVRAKTTFMYTNASTPSGDWINPGQPGEPDCYNGKAYTPSNQMTPGRTDYGMNNNIRVFRYADVLLMNAEAKVRLGQNGDSPLNLVRQRAKLSSLTNATVDQILDERKAEFAMEWGDRFFDLLRTGKLPAGAEYYPIPQNQIDLNPNLK, encoded by the coding sequence ATGAAATATACTTTCAAAAAACAGATTTGGTTGCTTTTGTTGGCATCAGCTACATTAGCAAGCTGCAATAATTTTATTGATAGACTTCCTGAAAACAGTGTTGAAGCAAGTACTGTTGATTATACTAATCTGGCAGATATGTATAAACCTGTATCCGGAGTTTATGCTGTTGCAAACTCTAAATTATCATTCTGGGGAGAACTAGGATTGATGGTTGTACGTGGTGATGATGCAAATAAAGGCTCAAATCCTAATGATCAGATTGAATTCCAATATTGTAAAGACTTTCAATATGATAAAATTAAGAGCTATTGGGCTTTGAATTCCAGTTGGGAAGGACTCTATAATATTGTATCAACAGCCAATGCTACTTTGATTTCGCTCGAAAAATACGGAGAGAATGTAAAGACAGATGCAGATAGAAAGAATCTTGCACAATATAGTGCTGAAGTCCGCTTTTTACGTGGATATGCATTTTACCGTATAACTCAGCTTTGGGGGGCAGCTCCGCTTTTAATTGATAACCAACAGTTGAATCTGACTAAATCATCAAAGGATGATGTGCATAAGTTTATTCAGTCAGAAATGAACTATTGTGTTTCAAATTTACCTGATCAACGTCCTAATCAGAACGTAAATCCTGGTGCTGTTACAAAGTATTCCGCTTTGATGTTGAAAGCAAAACTGGCATTACTGGACGGAGATTATAATCTGGTACTTTCTGCTACTAATGATATTATTAATTCTAATAAGTTCAATCTTTATAGTGATTACTATCAGCTATTTAAGATTCCGGGAAAACTTTCCAATGAGTCTTTATTCGAATTACAATTTACTGATTTCGGAACAGCAAGTGGACAATCGGTAACATCGGATGCATGGTTTGCTTTCCAGGGACCTCGTAGTGGCACAGGCTTTATTCAAGGATGGGGATTCATGACACCTTCTCAAAGTATTCGTACTTTCCTGACTTCCAGAAATGATAGTGTTCGTGCTAAAACAACATTTATGTATACCAATGCATCTACACCTTCGGGCGACTGGATTAATCCGGGACAACCGGGCGAACCCGACTGTTATAATGGTAAGGCATATACGCCTTCTAACCAGATGACACCGGGCAGAACAGACTATGGCATGAATAATAATATCCGCGTATTCAGATATGCTGATGTCTTGCTGATGAATGCTGAAGCAAAAGTCAGATTAGGACAGAATGGTGATTCTCCTTTGAACTTAGTTCGTCAGAGAGCAAAATTATCTTCTTTGACAAATGCTACGGTTGATCAGATTCTTGATGAACGTAAAGCTGAATTTGCAATGGAATGGGGCGATCGTTTCTTTGATTTGTTAAGAACCGGTAAATTACCTGCAGGAGCAGAATATTATCCTATCCCTCAAAATCAGATTGACTTGAATCCTAATTTGAAATAG
- the bglX gene encoding beta-glucosidase BglX codes for MKRIFFAIACLFVLSLSAANKPAAVRWKSFSGDKHIEYRVDSLLKLMTLDEKIGQMTQFSCNWGITGPVMADDFMPYLKQGLVGSVFNASKVNGVRQLQKMAIESSRLHIPILFGLDVIHGYNTVFPIPLAEACSWDLDMMKKTAAIAAQEAASDGINWTFAPMVDIARDARWGRVMEGAGEDPYLGSLIAKARVEGFQGGNDWRSLHNLNTILACCKHFAAYGAAESGKDYNSAELSENTLRNFYLPPYEAAQKAGVATYMASFNEIGGVPSTASHFLMTDVLRKEWGFKGFVVTDYTGINELVAHGVAKDEKQAGELAVNAGIDMDMTGAVFIKYMKKSVAEGKVSVATIDNAVRHILEMKFILGLFDNPFRYLDEQRSKDNQMRTEFMETARQASTQSVVLLKNDKNVFPIEKDKPLTVALIGPFVKDRINLNGEWAGLGDRNKSIPLYDALLEKYKNTSVKFIYAEGCNITKTNQNKIAEAVDAASQADVVLAAMGEDFNWSGEAASRSNIQLPEAQIEVLKALKNAGKPIGLLVMSGRPLDLSWEDQNMNAIMEAWFLGVQSGNGLADVISGDYNPSGRLVMSFPRSVGQLPIYYNHKNTGRPLSPQHPEEDYKSKYIDSPNSPLYPFGFGLSYTTFTIDNVKLSKPSITMNDKLIVTADVQNTGKRDGESVVQLYVRDLVGSVTRPVKELKGFAKVTLKAGEKKQVSFTITADDLAFYGLDMKKKAEPGDFKLWVGQSSADESNEALFILK; via the coding sequence ATGAAGAGAATATTTTTTGCAATAGCATGCTTATTTGTATTATCTCTTTCTGCGGCAAATAAGCCGGCAGCAGTGAGATGGAAAAGCTTTAGTGGCGATAAGCACATTGAGTATAGAGTTGATTCTTTACTGAAACTGATGACTTTGGACGAAAAGATTGGTCAGATGACTCAGTTCTCATGTAACTGGGGAATAACAGGACCGGTTATGGCTGATGATTTTATGCCATATCTTAAACAAGGGCTGGTGGGGAGTGTATTTAATGCTTCTAAAGTCAATGGAGTTCGTCAGTTACAAAAGATGGCTATTGAATCATCAAGATTACATATTCCTATTTTATTTGGACTTGATGTTATTCATGGTTATAACACGGTATTCCCTATACCACTGGCCGAAGCTTGTTCCTGGGACCTTGATATGATGAAAAAGACAGCTGCAATTGCGGCTCAGGAGGCTGCTTCCGATGGTATTAACTGGACATTTGCTCCAATGGTCGATATTGCGCGTGATGCTCGTTGGGGACGTGTAATGGAAGGTGCTGGTGAAGATCCGTATTTAGGTAGCTTGATAGCTAAAGCCCGCGTAGAAGGATTTCAGGGAGGAAACGACTGGCGCTCATTGCACAACTTGAATACGATACTTGCTTGCTGCAAGCACTTCGCTGCTTATGGGGCAGCTGAGTCTGGCAAGGATTATAATTCTGCCGAGCTTTCAGAAAATACATTGAGAAACTTTTATCTGCCTCCTTATGAAGCTGCACAAAAAGCAGGGGTAGCCACTTATATGGCCTCTTTTAATGAAATAGGTGGAGTTCCAAGTACTGCCAGCCATTTTCTTATGACAGATGTTTTGCGTAAGGAGTGGGGATTTAAAGGTTTTGTGGTAACTGATTATACAGGAATTAATGAACTGGTTGCCCATGGTGTTGCCAAAGATGAGAAACAAGCAGGTGAACTAGCTGTTAATGCTGGCATTGATATGGATATGACGGGTGCCGTATTTATTAAATATATGAAAAAGTCGGTTGCAGAAGGTAAAGTTTCAGTAGCGACAATTGACAATGCAGTTCGCCATATTCTTGAAATGAAGTTTATTCTTGGATTGTTTGATAATCCTTTCCGTTACCTGGACGAACAGCGTTCAAAAGATAATCAGATGCGTACGGAGTTTATGGAAACGGCTCGTCAGGCCTCTACGCAGTCTGTAGTCTTATTGAAGAATGACAAGAATGTTTTTCCAATAGAAAAAGATAAGCCTCTCACTGTTGCTTTAATTGGTCCTTTCGTAAAGGACAGGATTAATCTGAATGGTGAATGGGCCGGATTAGGTGATCGTAATAAGAGCATCCCTCTTTATGATGCACTGCTCGAAAAATACAAGAATACTTCTGTTAAGTTTATCTATGCCGAAGGCTGTAACATAACAAAAACTAATCAGAATAAAATAGCTGAGGCTGTGGATGCTGCTTCTCAGGCAGATGTAGTTCTTGCTGCCATGGGCGAAGATTTTAACTGGTCGGGTGAAGCAGCTTCACGTTCAAATATACAACTGCCGGAAGCTCAGATTGAAGTATTGAAAGCACTTAAAAATGCCGGCAAGCCTATAGGACTGCTTGTTATGAGTGGACGTCCTCTCGATCTTTCATGGGAAGATCAGAATATGAATGCTATTATGGAAGCCTGGTTCCTTGGCGTACAATCCGGCAATGGACTGGCTGATGTAATTTCTGGAGATTACAATCCTTCGGGCCGATTGGTTATGTCTTTTCCGAGAAGTGTCGGTCAGTTGCCAATCTACTATAACCATAAGAATACCGGTCGCCCGCTTTCTCCTCAGCATCCTGAAGAGGATTATAAATCAAAGTATATTGATTCGCCAAACTCACCGCTTTATCCTTTTGGCTTCGGGTTGAGTTATACTACTTTTACTATTGATAATGTAAAATTGAGTAAACCGTCTATAACCATGAATGATAAACTCATTGTTACAGCCGATGTGCAGAATACCGGTAAGAGAGATGGTGAAAGCGTTGTTCAGCTTTATGTTCGCGACTTGGTGGGAAGTGTAACTCGTCCGGTTAAAGAACTGAAAGGGTTTGCTAAAGTGACACTGAAAGCAGGAGAGAAAAAACAGGTTAGCTTTACAATTACTGCAGACGATTTGGCCTTCTATGGATTGGATATGAAGAAGAAAGCTGAACCGGGTGACTTTAAACTTTGGGTTGGACAAAGTTCGGCCGACGAATCAAACGAGGCATTATTTATCTTGAAATAA
- a CDS encoding TlpA disulfide reductase family protein, producing MKKFLCVLLAFCSISAAYCIQVNNESAEVGENGELKESKAMQKAYDKTLEDKLCDKPCPEFALTDTDGKLWTSQSIKGKVTLINIWHIYSEPCIKEIPKLNELTKKYPEANFLSVTFNTQEQVDKVIMKNHSLFHQLPNAINFISKTGISVTPMSLLIDKEGKIKYVIRGGTEKQYKLLSKRFKGLSKVGL from the coding sequence ATGAAAAAGTTTTTATGTGTATTATTGGCTTTCTGCAGCATCTCTGCTGCATACTGTATTCAGGTGAATAATGAATCGGCCGAGGTAGGGGAGAATGGTGAATTGAAAGAATCAAAAGCCATGCAAAAAGCATACGATAAAACTCTGGAAGATAAACTTTGCGATAAACCGTGCCCCGAATTTGCTTTAACTGATACTGATGGCAAGCTTTGGACGAGTCAGAGTATCAAAGGTAAGGTGACACTGATTAATATATGGCATATATACAGTGAACCGTGTATAAAAGAAATTCCTAAGCTGAATGAGCTGACTAAAAAATATCCGGAAGCAAACTTCCTGTCGGTAACCTTTAATACCCAGGAACAGGTTGATAAGGTAATAATGAAAAATCATTCATTATTTCATCAACTTCCCAATGCGATAAATTTTATTAGTAAAACAGGAATCTCTGTTACCCCAATGAGCTTACTGATAGATAAAGAAGGTAAAATAAAGTATGTGATCCGGGGAGGAACTGAAAAACAGTACAAATTGCTGAGTAAGAGATTCAAAGGACTTTCAAAAGTAGGACTGTAA
- a CDS encoding L-serine ammonia-lyase, iron-sulfur-dependent, subunit alpha, which produces MIEAERKQIIALVNREVIPAIGCTEPIAVALAVAKASETLGKCPQRITLYLSANILKNAMGVGIPGTEMIGLPIAVALGALIGKSENQLEVLRDCTPEALKKGKQMIAEKRINILLKEDISEKLYIEVICEAGAENSKAIISGGHTNFVYVSLGENVLLNKQQAVQGDETEEEPELSMRKVYDFAMTAPLEEINFILETARINKAAAEKSLKGEYGHALGRTLKGKYEKEIMGDSIFSHILSYTSAACDARMAGAMIPVMSNSGSGNQGIAATLPVVVYAEENKKSIEELTRALMLSHLTVIYIKQSLGRLSALCGCVVAATGSSCGITLLMGGEFEQICFAVKNMIANLTGMICDGAKPSCSLKLTSGVSTAVLSAMMAMENKCVTSVEGIIDNDVDRCIRNLTLIGSEGMNETDKLVLQIMTNKC; this is translated from the coding sequence ATGATTGAAGCAGAAAGAAAACAGATTATAGCATTGGTGAACAGGGAAGTTATTCCGGCTATTGGTTGTACAGAACCTATTGCAGTTGCACTGGCTGTTGCAAAAGCAAGTGAGACTTTGGGTAAATGTCCCCAGAGAATAACCCTTTATCTAAGTGCCAATATATTAAAGAATGCCATGGGAGTTGGGATTCCCGGTACAGAGATGATCGGACTTCCTATTGCTGTGGCGTTGGGAGCGTTGATTGGTAAATCAGAAAATCAACTTGAGGTACTAAGAGACTGTACTCCGGAAGCCTTGAAAAAAGGAAAACAGATGATAGCTGAAAAGCGAATCAATATTCTGCTTAAAGAAGATATTTCAGAGAAACTTTATATAGAAGTAATTTGTGAAGCTGGTGCAGAGAATAGTAAAGCAATAATTTCTGGCGGGCATACTAACTTTGTATATGTCTCTTTGGGAGAAAATGTTCTGCTTAATAAACAGCAAGCGGTTCAAGGGGATGAAACGGAAGAAGAACCCGAACTTTCCATGCGAAAGGTTTATGATTTTGCAATGACCGCACCTCTGGAAGAAATAAACTTTATACTTGAAACCGCAAGAATCAATAAAGCAGCAGCCGAAAAATCTTTAAAAGGAGAGTATGGTCATGCTTTGGGGAGAACATTGAAAGGAAAGTATGAAAAGGAAATTATGGGAGACAGCATTTTTTCTCATATTCTTTCTTATACATCTGCAGCTTGCGATGCCAGGATGGCTGGTGCAATGATTCCGGTAATGAGTAATTCGGGAAGTGGAAATCAGGGAATTGCCGCTACTTTGCCGGTTGTTGTTTATGCGGAAGAAAATAAAAAAAGTATAGAAGAACTGACGCGGGCATTGATGCTTAGTCATCTTACTGTGATATATATTAAGCAAAGTCTGGGACGTCTTTCTGCTCTTTGCGGATGTGTGGTGGCTGCCACCGGTTCCAGTTGCGGCATTACTCTTCTTATGGGCGGAGAGTTTGAACAAATTTGTTTTGCCGTAAAGAATATGATTGCCAACCTAACAGGAATGATTTGTGACGGAGCTAAGCCAAGTTGCTCTCTGAAGCTGACTAGCGGAGTTTCTACTGCTGTTCTTTCTGCCATGATGGCGATGGAGAATAAATGTGTTACTTCTGTGGAAGGAATTATAGATAATGATGTGGATCGTTGTATCCGAAATCTGACTCTTATCGGTTCTGAAGGAATGAATGAAACAGATAAGCTGGTATTGCAGATTATGACCAATAAATGTTAA
- a CDS encoding glucoamylase family protein: MKIKKYLVFFLLLIFCEQSFCSCARSVNEQNATLSGNRQLSFPSDSAFLDYIQKAHINYLWKGAEPISGMAPERIHLDGVYPENDQNVVTTGGSGFAIAGLLVGIDRGFIPRQAAVVHLTKIVNFLAKADRFHGMWPHWMYGNTGKVKPFGLKDDGGDLVESSFLMEGLLCVRQYFRNGNTEEKQLADKIDILWKQMEYSWYLHDQNVLYWHWSPNYGWEMNFPLQGYNECLIAYILGASSPTYSIPASAYHEGWARSGGIVSNATPYGIPLEVKHNGAEEYGGPLFWAHYSYIGLNPKGLKDQYADYWNVTRNQALVNYMYCVANPKSFKGYSDSCWGLTASYSVTGYEAHMPMNNDKGVISPTAALSSFAYTPAESMRALKYFYFQLGDKLWGQYGFFDAFSIGDNWYPKRYLVIDQCTVAPMIENYRSGLLWKLFMSCPEVQDGLKKLGFNN; this comes from the coding sequence GTGAAAATAAAAAAATATCTGGTTTTCTTTCTTTTGCTAATCTTCTGTGAACAATCGTTTTGCAGTTGTGCCAGATCGGTAAATGAACAAAATGCCACTTTGTCCGGTAATCGTCAGTTATCTTTTCCATCGGATAGTGCTTTCCTGGATTACATTCAAAAGGCTCATATCAATTATTTGTGGAAAGGTGCTGAACCTATATCCGGAATGGCTCCTGAGCGAATTCATCTTGATGGTGTATATCCGGAAAACGATCAGAATGTAGTAACAACAGGTGGAAGTGGATTTGCAATAGCTGGTTTGCTGGTAGGAATTGATCGGGGATTTATTCCTCGTCAGGCTGCTGTGGTACATCTTACCAAAATAGTCAATTTCCTGGCCAAAGCAGATCGCTTTCATGGAATGTGGCCTCACTGGATGTATGGCAATACAGGAAAAGTTAAACCATTTGGTCTGAAAGATGATGGGGGTGACTTAGTAGAAAGTTCTTTTTTGATGGAAGGGTTGCTTTGTGTAAGACAATACTTCAGAAATGGAAATACTGAAGAGAAACAGCTTGCCGATAAGATTGATATTCTTTGGAAGCAAATGGAATATAGCTGGTATTTACATGATCAAAATGTTCTTTACTGGCATTGGTCACCCAATTATGGCTGGGAAATGAATTTTCCTTTGCAAGGATACAATGAATGTCTGATAGCTTACATTCTTGGAGCTTCCTCTCCAACATATTCCATTCCGGCTTCTGCTTATCATGAAGGATGGGCTAGAAGTGGAGGAATAGTAAGCAATGCTACTCCTTATGGAATACCTCTCGAAGTGAAACATAATGGAGCAGAAGAGTATGGCGGTCCTCTTTTCTGGGCACATTATTCTTATATTGGCCTGAATCCGAAAGGACTGAAAGACCAATATGCTGATTATTGGAATGTAACTCGTAATCAAGCTTTGGTTAATTATATGTATTGTGTGGCTAATCCAAAATCATTTAAAGGATACTCTGATTCCTGCTGGGGACTAACAGCTAGTTATTCTGTTACAGGTTATGAGGCACATATGCCTATGAATAATGATAAAGGAGTAATTTCACCTACGGCTGCGCTTTCAAGTTTTGCATATACACCTGCAGAATCAATGCGGGCGCTAAAATATTTCTATTTTCAGTTAGGAGATAAGTTATGGGGGCAGTATGGCTTTTTCGATGCGTTTAGCATTGGTGATAACTGGTACCCGAAACGTTATCTGGTTATTGACCAGTGCACTGTAGCACCGATGATTGAGAATTATAGAAGTGGTTTGCTATGGAAGCTTTTTATGAGTTGCCCTGAGGTGCAGGATGGACTTAAAAAATTAGGTTTTAATAATTGA